In Osmia bicornis bicornis chromosome 10, iOsmBic2.1, whole genome shotgun sequence, one genomic interval encodes:
- the LOC114873473 gene encoding R3H domain-containing protein 1-like isoform X7, protein MQWSKGKKVPSIVVHKGSRSHSRPESPTVVVRGGMPSVSSSRQGFVVGERSNALYRNSSESDMIDGNVSPNVATSPTSNSIQHRVSPSCPPDKTDTENKNFRNRTNTKVKLLVRSHAMRESTSPPREPHNGSSSPHSPQSVDGEKKLSAGSLSSNSTNAKLNNNESMFNSNLYPNQSPKQMRNTATSPTCRAPSRNAFFLHFVRIGQSSPSQLHSPKNHTSPTNGNKSENHRSKMTGSNVIQKYNNCVKNNQNDRPGLLQTPVSPSKSGQALQHSPKSTNLAQNAQNNQQKSEQRRPNTLNICNNHCNNAQCGNTLSVSRSGSRHKLRHQNSSQGSFDSASPCLSRDSSTELYTDSTGIDLEHFIAETINRNQKDRTVLLKIEKDLIEFARDKQKVCHKFPNMSSYNRMLVHRVAAYFGMEHNVDQSGSSVIVTRTKNMRIPNTRFKEHIRDDLILSEEPRRSILKRDSSSFEDSFNFKSPDRMSGDYCRQNKSFEEREEEYERARRRIFKDSSGESGEVTSWPYWSSSESSDVSARYRLLHPSDHTIRQMKLTKGESFDGRESCRGSILRPSVSKSFSFGGYTRGMLSRGDSVTSTHSAGARLMKQDSGASMCSRLSPSSSGYKSQSQRSDATISPSPSPSPVANMTCSHTQVSSQDLASPESNNQTVMWAVTNISSVPPGSIIINPQTNQPYTNPDGSIYRFDPENPPKFYTAPSSQESNGNNASPVKSVETSEPCKVTNNIKNENKKKSQCSKHASSNTTTVTRVTNSATSPSLPFTPPPPPPPPPLPPQQQQNLGPSPLQQQHQQQHQQQQQQQQQQTLVKSSSTMQTCNHNQTAQPYSTYPPTSETYNHGVFQPHVGQQTVMMAPHPSQGQANVPNNGQGDVYNQNSIYTNYTAVPVQQGPVSQTTEVTELSGYFMGMSIYDQRVAGENHSTPPHSYPQPQPSANQTMQSMQTMPQNYWQPPPPNSMPPQQTMYFVPPPGAALTVSQGPADRQQLHQQQRFTTNYSFNAQTMTPPSQSNSNYVGSYPVPYNSMPTVTPTPGDYTYQAPVHMVPTYYPPGQATIQPPPVMYRVPTPPNTPTSNQMSGMPLMYVNSGSYPPPTMVSNGTFGHQVGHNGTSPAPPGTYITPALVPNLVFRQNVPVVAGVRASTPGNSQRTSRSPTPAHELFGSGSGDRNAQPQPRYPLPMYQGVHIVQGDMRLMHPGVPANPRLQYAPVPSPPVVQGCPRPYRPPSYSSNASGAGTPTSFDGRNQKIRKQRSKVTQLSSTGARSNNLYQTPSMPSLSSNVPKDIREAKPVEDNMI, encoded by the exons ATGCAATGGAGTAAGGGTAAAAAAG TACCAAGTATAGTAGTGCATAAAGGCAGCAGGTCGCACAGTCGACCTGAAAGTCCCACGGTGGTGGTGCGAGGAGGAATGCCATCAGTGTCATCCTCCAGGCAAGGCTTCGTCGTAGGTGAACGCTCGAACGCGTTGTATCGGAACAGTTCAGAGTCGGATATGATAGACGGGAATGTCAGTCCGAATGTCGCCACTTCTCCAACATCGAATTCGATCCAGCATCGTGTATCGCCCTCTTGTCCCCCCGATAAAACGGACACAGAGAATAAAAACTTTCGTAACAGG ACGAATACGAAAGTGAAGCTGTTGGTTAGGAGCCATGCTATGAGAGAATCGACCTCTCCACCGAGGGAACCGCACAACGGTTCCTCGTCTCCGCATAGTCCTCAATCGGTGGACGGCGAAAAGAAACTTTCCGCGGGTAGCCTGTCATCTAATTCCACTAACGCAAAGCTCAATAACAACGAGTCAATGTTCAATAGTAATCTTTATCCGAATCAATCCCCGAAGCAAATGCGTAACACGGCCACTTCGCCTACTTGTCGAGCTCCATCGCGAAACG CCTTCTTTTTGCATTTCGTTCGGATAGGTCAATCTAGTCCTTCTCAACTTCATTCACCAAAGAATCATACATCTCCAACGAACGGCAATAAGTCGGAGAATCATCGTTCCAAGATGACAGGCTCGAACGTGATCCAAAAATACAATAACTGCGTGAAAAACAATCAAAACGATCGACCAGGCCTGCTACAGACACCCGTATCCCCATCGAAGTCTGGTCAGGCGTTACAGCACTCGCCAAAGAGCACGAACCTGGCCCAAAATGCGCAAAACAATCAACAAAAATCGGAACAACGTAGGCCGAACACGTTGAACATTTGCAACAACCACTGTAACAACGCACAGTGTGGCAATACTCTGTCTGTGAGCAGATCAGGCTCGAGGCATAAATTGAGGCATCAAAATTCTTCCCAGGGTAGTTTTGACAGTGCTTCGCCATGCCTATCGCGAG ATAGCAGTACGGAATTGTACACGGACAGTACCGGGATAGATCTGGAGCATTTCATCGCGGAAACTATAAATCGTAATCAAAAGGATCGCACGGTGCTGttgaaaatagagaaagacTTGATAGAATTTGCGAGGGATAAACAGAAAGTCTGTCATAAATTTCCAAACATGTCATCGTACAATAGAATGTTGGTACATCGCGTGGCCGCTTATTTCGGAATGGAACACAACGTTGATCAGTCAGGTTCCAGTGTCATAGTTACTAGGACAAAGAACATGCGAATTCCGAATACTCGTTTCAAGGAACACATTAGAGACGATTTAATTCTGTCGGAGGAACCTCGTCGAAGTATTTTGAAACGAGATTCCAGTTCGTTCGAAGacagtttcaatttcaagtCCCCTGACAGAATGTCCGGTGATTATTGTCGACAAAACAAGAGTTTCGAGGAACGAGAGGAGGAATACGAACGCGCTAGACGAAGGATATTCAAGGATAGCAGTGGAGAGAGTGGCGAAGTTACTTCCTGGCCATATTGGTCCTCTTCGGAAAGTTCTGATGTTTCTGCGAGATACCGTTTGTTGCATCCTTCGGACCACACCATCAG ACAAATGAAACTCACGAAAGGAGAATCTTTTGATGGAAGAGAATCTTGTCGAGGTTCTATATTGAGGCCATCGGTTTCCAAGTCGTTCAGTTTTGGTGGTTACACCAGGGGTATGCTTTCTAGAGGGGACAGTGTCACATCTACTCACAGCGCAGGAGCTCGACTTATGAAGCAAG ATTCAGGTGCTAGTATGTGTTCACGACTGAGTCCTTCGAGTAGCGGTTACAAGTCACAAAGCCAGCGTAGCGACGCAACGATATCGCCTTCTCCTTCGCCATCTCCTGTGGCAAACATGACGTGCAGTCATACCCAAGTATCTAGTCAGGATCTCGCATCGCCAGAGTCTAATAACCAAACGGTAATGTGGGCAGTCACTAATATATCCAGTGTACCGCCTGGTAGCATAATCATAAACCCCCAAACCAATCAGCCATACACGAATCCGGATGGTTCGATTTATCGATTCGATCCGGAGAATCCACCAAAATTTTATACGGCTCCATCCTCGCAAGAGAGCAATGGAAACAACGCGTCGCCTGTTAAAAGCGTAGAAACATCCGAGCCATGCAAAGTTACGAATAATATAAAGAATGAGAATAAGAAGAAATCACAATGCAGCAAACATGCTAGTAGCAATACAACTACAGTTACTCGTGTGACAAACTCTGCTACGTCACCGAGTTTGCCATTTACACCGCcgccgccaccaccaccgccaccacTACCACCGCAACAACAGCAAAATTTAGGACCATCGCCGTTACAGCAGCAACATCAACAGCAACatcagcagcaacagcaacagcaacagcaacaaacTCTAGTCAAATCGTCATCGACGATGCAAACTTGTAATCATAACCAAACAGCTCAACCATATTCGACTTACCCACCTACCTCAGAAACATACAACCACGGTGTTTTTCAACCCCATGTGGGTCAGCAGACTGTGATGATGGCTCCTCATCCGAGTCAGGGTCAGGCGAACGTTCCGAATAATGGTCAAGGGGATGTATACAATCAGAATTCAATTTATACGAATTATACAGCAGTACCTGTACAGCAAGGACCAGTATCGCAAACAACA GAAGTAACTGAATTATCGGGATATTTTATGGGTATGAGTATCTATGATCAACGTGTAGCAGGAGAAAATCACTCTACACCACCTCATTCTTATCCACAACCACAGCCATCTGCGAATCAGACAATGCAAAGTATGCAGACTATGCCACAAAATTATTGGCAACCACCACCGCCCAATTCAATGCCA CCGCAACAAACAATGTATTTTGTACCTCCACCTGGTGCAGCACTTACAGTTAGTCAGGGTCCAGCTGATAGGCAACAGTTGCATCAACAGCAAAGATTCACGacaaattattcttttaatgcACAAACTATGACTCCTCCGAGCCAATCAAACT CTAATTATGTGGGCAGCTATCCAGTACCTTACAATTCGATGCCTACCGTGACACCAACACCAGGCGATTACACGTACCAAGCTCCGGTTCACATGGTCCCCACGTACTACCCACCAGGTCAAGCGACGATTCAGCCACCACCTGTCATGTATAGAGTACCTACTCCACCAAATACTCCAACTTCTAATCAG atgTCTGGAATGCCATTGATGTACGTTAATTCTGGCAGCTATCCACCACCAACAATGGTATCAAATGGAACCTTCGGTCACCAAGTTGGGCATAATGGCACGTCACCGGCGCCTCCTGGAACGTATATAACTCCCGCGCTGGTTCCTAATCTGGTTTTCAGGCAAAATGTTCCT GTTGTTGCCGGTGTTCGAGCTTCGACACCAGGTAATTCTCAGAGAACAAGCAGGTCGCCGACTCCAGCACACGAACTCTTCGGAAGTGGGAGCGGGGACAGAAACGCACAACCCCAACCACGCTACCCACTGCCAATGTATCAGGGTGTTCATATTGTGCAAG GGGATATGAGATTGATGCATCCAGGAGTACCAGCTAACCCGCGGTTGCAATATGCACCAGTACCATCACCACCAGTTGTTCAGGGCTGTCCACGACCTTACAGACCACCTTCGTACTCGTCGAACGCCTCAGGCGCTGGTACACCCACCTCGTTTGATGGAAGAAATCAGAAGATTCGTAAACAGAG GTCCAAAGTAACACAATTATCATCAACCGGCGCGCGGTCCAATAATCTCTATCAAACACCTTCCATGCCATCGCTTTCGTCTAATGTACCGAAAGATATCAGAGAAG CGAAACCTGTGGAAGACAATATGATATAA
- the LOC114873473 gene encoding R3H domain-containing protein 1-like isoform X1 codes for MQWSKGKKVPSIVVHKGSRSHSRPESPTVVVRGGMPSVSSSRQGFVVGERSNALYRNSSESDMIDGNVSPNVATSPTSNSIQHRVSPSCPPDKTDTENKNFRNRTNTKVKLLVRSHAMRESTSPPREPHNGSSSPHSPQSVDGEKKLSAGSLSSNSTNAKLNNNESMFNSNLYPNQSPKQMRNTATSPTCRAPSRNAFFLHFVRIGQSSPSQLHSPKNHTSPTNGNKSENHRSKMTGSNVIQKYNNCVKNNQNDRPGLLQTPVSPSKSGQALQHSPKSTNLAQNAQNNQQKSEQRRPNTLNICNNHCNNAQCGNTLSVSRSGSRHKLRHQNSSQGSFDSASPCLSRDSSTELYTDSTGIDLEHFIAETINRNQKDRTVLLKIEKDLIEFARDKQKVCHKFPNMSSYNRMLVHRVAAYFGMEHNVDQSGSSVIVTRTKNMRIPNTRFKEHIRDDLILSEEPRRSILKRDSSSFEDSFNFKSPDRMSGDYCRQNKSFEEREEEYERARRRIFKDSSGESGEVTSWPYWSSSESSDVSARYRLLHPSDHTIRQMKLTKGESFDGRESCRGSILRPSVSKSFSFGGYTRGMLSRGDSVTSTHSAGARLMKQDSGASMCSRLSPSSSGYKSQSQRSDATISPSPSPSPVANMTCSHTQVSSQDLASPESNNQTVMWAVTNISSVPPGSIIINPQTNQPYTNPDGSIYRFDPENPPKFYTAPSSQESNGNNASPVKSVETSEPCKVTNNIKNENKKKSQCSKHASSNTTTVTRVTNSATSPSLPFTPPPPPPPPPLPPQQQQNLGPSPLQQQHQQQHQQQQQQQQQQTLVKSSSTMQTCNHNQTAQPYSTYPPTSETYNHGVFQPHVGQQTVMMAPHPSQGQANVPNNGQGDVYNQNSIYTNYTAVPVQQGPVSQTTEVTELSGYFMGMSIYDQRVAGENHSTPPHSYPQPQPSANQTMQSMQTMPQNYWQPPPPNSMPPQQTMYFVPPPGAALTVSQGPADRQQLHQQQRFTTNYSFNAQTMTPPSQSNSNYVGSYPVPYNSMPTVTPTPGDYTYQAPVHMVPTYYPPGQATIQPPPVMYRVPTPPNTPTSNQMSGMPLMYVNSGSYPPPTMVSNGTFGHQVGHNGTSPAPPGTYITPALVPNLVFRQNVPVVAGVRASTPGNSQRTSRSPTPAHELFGSGSGDRNAQPQPRYPLPMYQGVHIVQGDMRLMHPGVPANPRLQYAPVPSPPVVQGCPRPYRPPSYSSNASGAGTPTSFDGRNQKIRKQRSKVTQLSSTGARSNNLYQTPSMPSLSSNVPKDIREGDKPSGIHPEASLTVIVLQDVGEGCAYLFMRSQASKNARNRYLLSTLRQRAN; via the exons ATGCAATGGAGTAAGGGTAAAAAAG TACCAAGTATAGTAGTGCATAAAGGCAGCAGGTCGCACAGTCGACCTGAAAGTCCCACGGTGGTGGTGCGAGGAGGAATGCCATCAGTGTCATCCTCCAGGCAAGGCTTCGTCGTAGGTGAACGCTCGAACGCGTTGTATCGGAACAGTTCAGAGTCGGATATGATAGACGGGAATGTCAGTCCGAATGTCGCCACTTCTCCAACATCGAATTCGATCCAGCATCGTGTATCGCCCTCTTGTCCCCCCGATAAAACGGACACAGAGAATAAAAACTTTCGTAACAGG ACGAATACGAAAGTGAAGCTGTTGGTTAGGAGCCATGCTATGAGAGAATCGACCTCTCCACCGAGGGAACCGCACAACGGTTCCTCGTCTCCGCATAGTCCTCAATCGGTGGACGGCGAAAAGAAACTTTCCGCGGGTAGCCTGTCATCTAATTCCACTAACGCAAAGCTCAATAACAACGAGTCAATGTTCAATAGTAATCTTTATCCGAATCAATCCCCGAAGCAAATGCGTAACACGGCCACTTCGCCTACTTGTCGAGCTCCATCGCGAAACG CCTTCTTTTTGCATTTCGTTCGGATAGGTCAATCTAGTCCTTCTCAACTTCATTCACCAAAGAATCATACATCTCCAACGAACGGCAATAAGTCGGAGAATCATCGTTCCAAGATGACAGGCTCGAACGTGATCCAAAAATACAATAACTGCGTGAAAAACAATCAAAACGATCGACCAGGCCTGCTACAGACACCCGTATCCCCATCGAAGTCTGGTCAGGCGTTACAGCACTCGCCAAAGAGCACGAACCTGGCCCAAAATGCGCAAAACAATCAACAAAAATCGGAACAACGTAGGCCGAACACGTTGAACATTTGCAACAACCACTGTAACAACGCACAGTGTGGCAATACTCTGTCTGTGAGCAGATCAGGCTCGAGGCATAAATTGAGGCATCAAAATTCTTCCCAGGGTAGTTTTGACAGTGCTTCGCCATGCCTATCGCGAG ATAGCAGTACGGAATTGTACACGGACAGTACCGGGATAGATCTGGAGCATTTCATCGCGGAAACTATAAATCGTAATCAAAAGGATCGCACGGTGCTGttgaaaatagagaaagacTTGATAGAATTTGCGAGGGATAAACAGAAAGTCTGTCATAAATTTCCAAACATGTCATCGTACAATAGAATGTTGGTACATCGCGTGGCCGCTTATTTCGGAATGGAACACAACGTTGATCAGTCAGGTTCCAGTGTCATAGTTACTAGGACAAAGAACATGCGAATTCCGAATACTCGTTTCAAGGAACACATTAGAGACGATTTAATTCTGTCGGAGGAACCTCGTCGAAGTATTTTGAAACGAGATTCCAGTTCGTTCGAAGacagtttcaatttcaagtCCCCTGACAGAATGTCCGGTGATTATTGTCGACAAAACAAGAGTTTCGAGGAACGAGAGGAGGAATACGAACGCGCTAGACGAAGGATATTCAAGGATAGCAGTGGAGAGAGTGGCGAAGTTACTTCCTGGCCATATTGGTCCTCTTCGGAAAGTTCTGATGTTTCTGCGAGATACCGTTTGTTGCATCCTTCGGACCACACCATCAG ACAAATGAAACTCACGAAAGGAGAATCTTTTGATGGAAGAGAATCTTGTCGAGGTTCTATATTGAGGCCATCGGTTTCCAAGTCGTTCAGTTTTGGTGGTTACACCAGGGGTATGCTTTCTAGAGGGGACAGTGTCACATCTACTCACAGCGCAGGAGCTCGACTTATGAAGCAAG ATTCAGGTGCTAGTATGTGTTCACGACTGAGTCCTTCGAGTAGCGGTTACAAGTCACAAAGCCAGCGTAGCGACGCAACGATATCGCCTTCTCCTTCGCCATCTCCTGTGGCAAACATGACGTGCAGTCATACCCAAGTATCTAGTCAGGATCTCGCATCGCCAGAGTCTAATAACCAAACGGTAATGTGGGCAGTCACTAATATATCCAGTGTACCGCCTGGTAGCATAATCATAAACCCCCAAACCAATCAGCCATACACGAATCCGGATGGTTCGATTTATCGATTCGATCCGGAGAATCCACCAAAATTTTATACGGCTCCATCCTCGCAAGAGAGCAATGGAAACAACGCGTCGCCTGTTAAAAGCGTAGAAACATCCGAGCCATGCAAAGTTACGAATAATATAAAGAATGAGAATAAGAAGAAATCACAATGCAGCAAACATGCTAGTAGCAATACAACTACAGTTACTCGTGTGACAAACTCTGCTACGTCACCGAGTTTGCCATTTACACCGCcgccgccaccaccaccgccaccacTACCACCGCAACAACAGCAAAATTTAGGACCATCGCCGTTACAGCAGCAACATCAACAGCAACatcagcagcaacagcaacagcaacagcaacaaacTCTAGTCAAATCGTCATCGACGATGCAAACTTGTAATCATAACCAAACAGCTCAACCATATTCGACTTACCCACCTACCTCAGAAACATACAACCACGGTGTTTTTCAACCCCATGTGGGTCAGCAGACTGTGATGATGGCTCCTCATCCGAGTCAGGGTCAGGCGAACGTTCCGAATAATGGTCAAGGGGATGTATACAATCAGAATTCAATTTATACGAATTATACAGCAGTACCTGTACAGCAAGGACCAGTATCGCAAACAACA GAAGTAACTGAATTATCGGGATATTTTATGGGTATGAGTATCTATGATCAACGTGTAGCAGGAGAAAATCACTCTACACCACCTCATTCTTATCCACAACCACAGCCATCTGCGAATCAGACAATGCAAAGTATGCAGACTATGCCACAAAATTATTGGCAACCACCACCGCCCAATTCAATGCCA CCGCAACAAACAATGTATTTTGTACCTCCACCTGGTGCAGCACTTACAGTTAGTCAGGGTCCAGCTGATAGGCAACAGTTGCATCAACAGCAAAGATTCACGacaaattattcttttaatgcACAAACTATGACTCCTCCGAGCCAATCAAACT CTAATTATGTGGGCAGCTATCCAGTACCTTACAATTCGATGCCTACCGTGACACCAACACCAGGCGATTACACGTACCAAGCTCCGGTTCACATGGTCCCCACGTACTACCCACCAGGTCAAGCGACGATTCAGCCACCACCTGTCATGTATAGAGTACCTACTCCACCAAATACTCCAACTTCTAATCAG atgTCTGGAATGCCATTGATGTACGTTAATTCTGGCAGCTATCCACCACCAACAATGGTATCAAATGGAACCTTCGGTCACCAAGTTGGGCATAATGGCACGTCACCGGCGCCTCCTGGAACGTATATAACTCCCGCGCTGGTTCCTAATCTGGTTTTCAGGCAAAATGTTCCT GTTGTTGCCGGTGTTCGAGCTTCGACACCAGGTAATTCTCAGAGAACAAGCAGGTCGCCGACTCCAGCACACGAACTCTTCGGAAGTGGGAGCGGGGACAGAAACGCACAACCCCAACCACGCTACCCACTGCCAATGTATCAGGGTGTTCATATTGTGCAAG GGGATATGAGATTGATGCATCCAGGAGTACCAGCTAACCCGCGGTTGCAATATGCACCAGTACCATCACCACCAGTTGTTCAGGGCTGTCCACGACCTTACAGACCACCTTCGTACTCGTCGAACGCCTCAGGCGCTGGTACACCCACCTCGTTTGATGGAAGAAATCAGAAGATTCGTAAACAGAG GTCCAAAGTAACACAATTATCATCAACCGGCGCGCGGTCCAATAATCTCTATCAAACACCTTCCATGCCATCGCTTTCGTCTAATGTACCGAAAGATATCAGAGAAG